The DNA segment TCCCCCGCACGCGGCGCGGCGCATCGGCCCGCAGCGCGGTGCCGGCGAGGACGAGCAGGGCGAGGGCGCCGGGCACGAGCCGGCGCAACGGAGGCGTGGCGAACATCATGGCGCGGTAAGCGGGCGGTTGGATCGGATGGGCGGATTCAGGAGTCAGCGGCGCGCGAACAGGGGTCCGGAGCCGCTGGTCAGGGCCGCGAGCTCGGTGCTTCCGCCGCGGAAGTGGTCCAGGTCCACGTCGCCCTGGATGCCTGGGACGCGGCCGATGGCGGAGCTCTGCCAGAAGGTCCAGTCGCTCCACCCGGTGGACGGCATCAGCGGCTGCTCGCGGCCGTAGGATGCGATCCAGAGCGGGTATGCCCCGGGCGAAGCGGCAACGTAGCGGTTCCAGAAGTCCGGATAGGTGTAGACGATGGGGCGCTTCCCCGTGGCGCGCTCCACCGTCTCCAGCCACGTGCGGACCGCGCGCAGCAGCGAATCCCCCGCCACCCCGTCCGAAGTCTCGACGTCCAGCACGGCGGGCAGGTCACCGGCGCGGAGGCCGGTGACGCGTAGGAAGTGCTCGGCCTGCTTCACCGCGTCCGCGTTGGGGCGGAAGTAGTGGTACGCCCCGCGCGTGATCCCCGCGTCCGCGGCGGCGGCCCAGTTGCGCGCGAACTGCGGGTCGGTGTACGTGCCGCCCTCGGTCGCCTTGATGAACGCGAAGTCGATGCCGCCCCCGCGCACCGCCTGCCAGTCGATGGTGCCCTGCCAGTGCGACACGTCGATCCCGTCGAGGGTATCATCGAGCGTGGCGGGTCCGGTGGGCAGGTCAGTGCACGCGGCGGCGGCGAGCACGGCGACGGCAGATAGAAAGCGAAGGAGGCTATTCTTCAGCAAGTGCATGCGGTGGTTCGGGTTGCGTGGGTTCCGCACCTCTACACGCAACGCACCCCGAAAGGTCCAAACAACTGCATGGCTCACACAGGAACACAGAGACACAGAGGAAAGACAACGAAGTTCTCTCTGTGTCTCTGTGTGAGATTGCTGTTCCGCCGTCAGCCGCGCGGCATCTCCATGCGCGGCACGGCCATCGACTCTTCCTCGCCGGCCTGTGGGACGGGAGTGACCTCCTGGCCGCGCAGGGACAGGAACCAGGGCGCGAGGACGAGCGCGATCACAGCCATCAGCTTGATCAGGATGTTGAACGACGGGCCCGCGGCGTCCTTCATCGGGTCGCCGACAGTGTCGCCCAGCACGGCGGCCGTGTGGAGCTCGGAGCCGGGGTGCGTGTCGGGGTCGGACTCGATCCACTTGCGCGCGTTGTCCCACGCCTCGCCCGCGTTGGTCATGAAGAGCGCCAGGAGGATCCCCGTCACGGTGGCGCCCACGAGAACGCCACCCAGCGCCTCCGTCCCCAGCGCGGCGCCCACGATCACCGGCACCAGGATGGCGATGAGGAAAGGCACCGCCGCCTCGCGCAGCGACGCCTGCGTGGCGATGTCGACGCAGCGCGCGGAGTCCGGCTGCACGGTGCCCTCCATCAGCCCCGGGATCTCCGCGAACTGCCGGCGCGACTCGGCCGCGACCTTGGCCGACGTGCGCCCCACCGCGGCAAGGGTTAGGGCGCCGACGAAGAACGGCACGCCGCCGCCCAGCAGCAGCCCCAGCAGGACGAAGGGGTGGATCAGGTCGATCGACTCCAGCCGCACCGCCGAGGCGTAGGCGGAGAAGAGCGCGAGCGAAGTGAGGGCCGCGGCGCCGATCGCCACGCCCTTGCCGCCCGCCGCCGCCGCGCTCCCCGCGGCCTTGAGCGTCTGGGTGATGCGGCGCGTCTCGTTCCCCAGGTGGCTCATGCGCGCGATGCCGCCCGCCGTGTCCGAAATGGCTGCGAAGGCGTTCAGCGTGATCGAGGTGCCCACCGTGGCGAGCATCCCCACCGCCGCCACGCCGATGCCGTACAGACCGGCCGCCTCGTGCGCCACCCACGTCGCCAGGGCGATCAGGAGGAGGGGGATCGCCGTCGACTCCATCCCGATCGCCAGCCCCATGAGGATGGTCGTGGCCGCCCCGCCCCGCGCCGCCTCCGCGATGCGCCGGATGGGACGCGAGGTGGTGTAGAAATCGGTGGCCGCGGCGATCGCCACCGCCGCGATCACGCCGGCCAGGATCGCCCAGAAGGGTCCGAAGCGGCTGTACGCGGCCCCCGCGGGGTCCTCCAGATCCAACCCGAGCAGGCTCACGATCGCGAAGGCGGCCACCAAGAAGACGGCCAGGGCGCCCAGCGTGGCGGCGCGCATCGCCAGCGCGGGGCGCGTGCTCTTCATCAGCCGCACCCCGATCAGCGCCAGCACCGACGCCAGAAAGCCCGCCGCCGCGAGCAACAGCGGCAGCGCGACGGCTTCCACGCGGTTGTTGGCGTAGGCGGGGCTGTACGCGCCCAGCGCCACCGTCGCGACGATGGCGCCCACGTACGACTCCATGAGGTCCACGCCCATCCCGGCCGTGTCGCCCACGCAGTCGCCCACGTTGTCCGCCACGGTGGCGGGGTTGCGCGGGTCGTCCTCGGGGATGTTGGCCTCGGTCTTCCCCACCAGGTCCGCGCCCACGTCCGCGGACTTCGTGAAGATCCCGGCGCCCATCCGCGCGAAGAGGGCGATGGAGGACGC comes from the Longimicrobium sp. genome and includes:
- a CDS encoding glycoside hydrolase family 25 protein; translated protein: MHLLKNSLLRFLSAVAVLAAAACTDLPTGPATLDDTLDGIDVSHWQGTIDWQAVRGGGIDFAFIKATEGGTYTDPQFARNWAAAADAGITRGAYHYFRPNADAVKQAEHFLRVTGLRAGDLPAVLDVETSDGVAGDSLLRAVRTWLETVERATGKRPIVYTYPDFWNRYVAASPGAYPLWIASYGREQPLMPSTGWSDWTFWQSSAIGRVPGIQGDVDLDHFRGGSTELAALTSGSGPLFARR
- a CDS encoding sodium-translocating pyrophosphatase; translation: MSLTEFTAWTGWPLGVLGLLLALGAFAYVRRQPAGNEAMRDWGGQIQHGANAFLRRQSTVLAGFIVVAALLLWPTASLATAGAFALGAATGLAVGWVSVLAATRANVRTAEAARVAGEGPALRVAFGGASVAGLTVAALALLGLGGLYFGLVYVQGVYLPEEFARFGEILAGYALGASSIALFARMGAGIFTKSADVGADLVGKTEANIPEDDPRNPATVADNVGDCVGDTAGMGVDLMESYVGAIVATVALGAYSPAYANNRVEAVALPLLLAAAGFLASVLALIGVRLMKSTRPALAMRAATLGALAVFLVAAFAIVSLLGLDLEDPAGAAYSRFGPFWAILAGVIAAVAIAAATDFYTTSRPIRRIAEAARGGAATTILMGLAIGMESTAIPLLLIALATWVAHEAAGLYGIGVAAVGMLATVGTSITLNAFAAISDTAGGIARMSHLGNETRRITQTLKAAGSAAAAGGKGVAIGAAALTSLALFSAYASAVRLESIDLIHPFVLLGLLLGGGVPFFVGALTLAAVGRTSAKVAAESRRQFAEIPGLMEGTVQPDSARCVDIATQASLREAAVPFLIAILVPVIVGAALGTEALGGVLVGATVTGILLALFMTNAGEAWDNARKWIESDPDTHPGSELHTAAVLGDTVGDPMKDAAGPSFNILIKLMAVIALVLAPWFLSLRGQEVTPVPQAGEEESMAVPRMEMPRG